One genomic segment of Spirochaetae bacterium HGW-Spirochaetae-1 includes these proteins:
- a CDS encoding glutamate-1-semialdehyde 2,1-aminomutase has protein sequence MKTFTYKKQQALFKKATGVMPCGIYGHYSPAPLIPATDYPFFTSKAKGAHIWDPDGNQFIDYMCAYGPMVHGYANPKIDSAAAKSARLGNCTTGAPPVMVELAEYLVDMTAGMSWAFFAKNGADTTNYAVMIARDATGRNKIITYDGCYHGTSPWMQGNGHHGVIEDDTKYVLKAKWNDYADFERVVRENKGQIAALIASPYLVPTFRDNELPAEGYWENVDALCKREGIILISDDIRHGFRIDLRGSHAKYGYEPDLVCYCKAIGNGYPISACLGTSGMKQYAARVFHTGSYWFQSEPMAAALASLKEHKRLNTPKVCTEKGTKLLTGLVGIAAGYGYELKTSGDPSMPYLRITNDPSLMLHQDWCAESTKRGAFFTSHHNWFISTAHTDADIKKTLQIADEAFKVIKKKYGDEF, from the coding sequence ATGAAAACATTTACGTATAAAAAGCAGCAGGCACTGTTTAAAAAAGCAACCGGTGTTATGCCCTGCGGAATTTATGGACACTACAGTCCGGCCCCATTGATTCCTGCAACGGATTATCCCTTTTTCACATCGAAGGCAAAAGGGGCCCATATATGGGATCCCGATGGAAACCAGTTCATCGATTACATGTGCGCTTATGGACCCATGGTTCACGGATATGCAAATCCGAAGATCGATTCTGCAGCAGCAAAATCGGCCAGACTGGGCAATTGCACAACGGGAGCTCCACCGGTCATGGTGGAACTTGCTGAATATCTTGTCGATATGACTGCCGGCATGAGCTGGGCTTTTTTCGCAAAGAATGGCGCCGACACTACAAATTATGCCGTAATGATTGCACGTGACGCGACAGGGCGCAACAAAATCATTACTTACGACGGCTGTTATCACGGAACATCTCCATGGATGCAGGGGAATGGACATCACGGCGTCATTGAAGACGACACAAAATATGTTCTCAAGGCAAAATGGAATGATTATGCCGATTTTGAACGGGTTGTCAGGGAAAACAAGGGACAGATAGCTGCCCTGATCGCATCTCCCTACCTGGTTCCTACATTCAGGGACAATGAACTTCCCGCGGAAGGATACTGGGAAAATGTTGATGCCCTGTGTAAACGTGAGGGAATCATTCTCATTTCCGATGATATAAGGCATGGATTCAGGATAGATCTTCGCGGTTCACATGCTAAATACGGATATGAGCCCGACCTGGTATGCTATTGCAAGGCCATAGGTAACGGTTATCCGATTTCCGCTTGTCTCGGCACCAGTGGCATGAAACAGTATGCGGCCCGCGTATTCCACACGGGAAGTTATTGGTTCCAGTCCGAACCCATGGCTGCGGCTCTTGCGTCCCTGAAGGAGCACAAGAGACTGAATACTCCCAAGGTTTGTACTGAGAAGGGAACAAAACTTCTCACCGGCCTTGTCGGTATTGCGGCGGGATACGGTTATGAACTCAAGACCAGCGGTGACCCATCCATGCCGTACCTCAGGATAACCAATGATCCGAGCCTCATGCTGCATCAGGACTGGTGTGCTGAATCGACAAAACGTGGCGCGTTTTTCACCTCTCACCACAACTGGTTTATATCAAC
- a CDS encoding AcrR family transcriptional regulator, translating to MNEKRHKETFDKISDEKRGRILQAATKEFAEKGFSAANINVIAKNAGISIGSMYNYFASKEDLFLTVFDQGYKLLEKALVEVSVMEGDIFDKFESLIRVAQKSSRQYRELTQIYLDITSEGLTYLQQRLSRDFESITAKYYRDMINKAKNDGLVDQSIDEFVFSFCLDNLIVLLQFSYASEYFKERMKIFAGEDSLENDEKMIKGIMHFIRGALAPRK from the coding sequence ATGAATGAAAAACGGCACAAAGAGACCTTCGATAAAATTTCCGATGAAAAGAGAGGAAGAATTCTCCAGGCTGCAACAAAGGAATTCGCCGAAAAAGGTTTTTCTGCGGCAAATATCAACGTCATCGCTAAAAATGCCGGTATCAGTATTGGCTCCATGTATAATTATTTTGCCTCCAAAGAAGACCTTTTCCTTACTGTTTTTGACCAGGGATACAAATTGCTCGAAAAGGCTCTTGTCGAAGTGAGCGTGATGGAAGGTGATATTTTTGATAAATTCGAATCCCTTATAAGAGTTGCCCAGAAAAGCTCCCGGCAATACCGTGAACTGACGCAAATATACCTGGATATCACCTCGGAAGGCCTCACCTATCTTCAGCAAAGACTATCACGCGATTTTGAAAGCATTACGGCAAAATACTATCGAGACATGATAAATAAGGCTAAAAATGACGGACTTGTTGATCAGTCGATCGATGAATTCGTTTTTTCCTTCTGTCTGGATAACCTGATTGTGTTACTGCAGTTCTCCTACGCCAGTGAATATTTCAAGGAACGGATGAAGATTTTCGCCGGTGAAGATTCCCTTGAAAATGACGAAAAAATGATCAAGGGTATAATGCACTTTATACGCGGCGCCCTGGCCCCCAGGAAGTAA